A window of the Acidovorax sp. YS12 genome harbors these coding sequences:
- a CDS encoding sigma-70 family RNA polymerase sigma factor, translating into MPADSHPLHALYSHHHGWLQAWLRRRLGCAQDADDLAQDTFVRLLARPAQAVAPEVLRAPRAYLTTVARGLLVDFWRRGELERAYLADLAAQPEALHPSPEERLAAVQMLQVVDALLHGLTPKTRAAWLMSRLDGLTHAEIAAQLQVSVPRVRQYLASAMRHAYALRFGVAP; encoded by the coding sequence ATGCCCGCCGATTCCCACCCCCTGCACGCGCTCTACAGCCACCACCATGGCTGGCTGCAGGCATGGCTGCGGCGGCGCCTGGGCTGCGCGCAGGATGCCGACGATCTGGCGCAGGACACCTTCGTGCGCCTGCTCGCGCGCCCGGCCCAGGCCGTCGCGCCCGAGGTGCTGCGCGCGCCGCGCGCCTACCTCACCACCGTGGCGCGCGGCCTGCTGGTGGACTTCTGGCGCCGTGGCGAGCTGGAGCGCGCCTACCTGGCCGATTTGGCCGCGCAGCCCGAGGCGCTGCACCCTTCGCCCGAGGAGCGACTGGCCGCGGTGCAGATGCTGCAGGTCGTCGATGCGCTGCTGCACGGGCTCACGCCCAAGACCCGTGCCGCCTGGCTCATGAGCCGGCTCGACGGCCTCACGCACGCCGAGATCGCGGCGCAGCTGCAAGTCTCCGTGCCGCGCGTGCGCCAGTACCTGGCCAGCGCCATGCGCCATGCCTATGCGCTGCGCTTCGGGGTGGCGCCGTGA
- a CDS encoding thymidylate synthase → MSSPRPVRSQYEDFMRHVFTHGVAKGDRTGTGTRSVFGHQMRFDLSEGFPLVTTKKVHLKSIIVELLWFLTGSSNNHWLRERGVTIWDEWARADGDLGPVYGVQWRSWPTPDGGHIDQIQQVVDTLKSNPDSRRIIVSAWNVAELDKMALMPCHAFFQFYVAEGRLSCQLYQRSADIFLGVPFNIASYALLTHMLAQQCDLQVGDFIWTGGDCHIYSNHFEQVQTQLARAPYAYPRLHIKRRPDSIFDYAYEDFEILGYEHHPAIKAPVAV, encoded by the coding sequence ATGTCCAGCCCCCGCCCCGTCCGCTCGCAGTACGAAGATTTCATGCGCCACGTGTTCACCCACGGCGTGGCCAAGGGCGACCGCACGGGCACGGGCACGCGCAGCGTGTTCGGGCACCAGATGCGCTTCGACCTCAGCGAAGGCTTCCCCCTGGTCACAACGAAGAAGGTGCACCTCAAGTCCATCATCGTCGAGCTGCTGTGGTTCCTCACGGGTTCGTCGAACAACCACTGGCTGCGCGAGCGCGGCGTGACGATCTGGGACGAATGGGCGCGCGCCGACGGCGACCTGGGCCCCGTGTACGGCGTGCAGTGGCGCAGCTGGCCGACGCCGGACGGCGGCCACATCGACCAGATCCAGCAGGTGGTCGACACGCTGAAAAGCAACCCCGACTCGCGCCGCATCATCGTGAGCGCCTGGAACGTGGCCGAGCTGGACAAAATGGCGCTCATGCCCTGCCATGCGTTCTTCCAGTTCTACGTGGCCGAGGGGCGGCTGTCGTGCCAGCTCTACCAGCGCAGCGCCGACATCTTCCTGGGCGTGCCCTTCAACATCGCCAGCTACGCCCTGCTGACCCACATGCTGGCGCAGCAGTGCGACCTGCAGGTGGGCGACTTCATCTGGACCGGCGGCGACTGCCACATCTACAGCAACCACTTCGAGCAGGTGCAGACGCAGCTGGCTCGCGCGCCCTACGCCTACCCGCGGCTGCACATCAAGCGCCGCCCGGACTCGATCTTCGATTACGCCTATGAAGACTTCGAGATCCTGGGGTACGAGCACCACCCCGCCATCAAAGCCCCCGTGGCGGTGTAG
- a CDS encoding dihydrofolate reductase, whose translation MEIALIYARAANGVIGKDGTMPWHLPEDMAHFKRLTQGSPVIMGRKTWDSLPPRFRPLPGRTNIVVTRQPDWHETGAQRAPSLREALQMCEHAATAWVIGGAQIYAQALPLAQRVEVTEIGRDFDGDAYAPELGPQWRETARESLVSASGLPLRFVTYLRQG comes from the coding sequence ATGGAAATCGCACTCATCTACGCCCGCGCGGCCAACGGCGTCATCGGCAAGGACGGCACCATGCCCTGGCACCTGCCGGAAGACATGGCGCATTTCAAACGGCTCACGCAGGGCAGCCCCGTCATCATGGGCCGCAAGACCTGGGACTCGCTCCCGCCGCGCTTCCGCCCGCTGCCGGGGCGCACCAACATCGTCGTCACGCGCCAGCCGGATTGGCATGAAACAGGCGCCCAGCGCGCTCCCAGCCTTCGCGAAGCGCTACAAATGTGCGAGCACGCCGCGACGGCGTGGGTGATCGGCGGCGCGCAGATCTACGCCCAGGCCCTGCCGCTGGCCCAGCGCGTCGAAGTCACCGAGATCGGGCGCGACTTCGACGGCGACGCCTACGCGCCCGAGCTGGGGCCGCAATGGCGGGAGACGGCGCGCGAAAGCCTGGTCAGCGCCAGCGGGCTGCCGCTGCGCTTCGTCACCTACCTGCGGCAGGGTTGA
- a CDS encoding DUF2894 domain-containing protein, producing the protein MSLDDSAAPRPGAAAVRQLWAEALARRAAAQPEPVRRRLAVRLAALEQGGAVAAVPQAAAPAPVRGPLGRLADALARGDAGPATPAAMASGLCAAPEAALPELQALQRFRATWSRLAAEERVQQALAHVPPQAGPLNSSHLVYRALLLMRETAPEYLQRFVPYVDALLWLEQMQAPGVPPPVAARRKAKGKPGKGRSA; encoded by the coding sequence ATGAGCCTGGACGACAGCGCCGCGCCGCGGCCGGGTGCCGCGGCGGTGCGCCAGCTCTGGGCCGAGGCCCTGGCGCGCCGCGCCGCGGCGCAGCCCGAGCCGGTGCGCCGCAGGCTCGCGGTGCGGCTGGCGGCGCTGGAGCAGGGCGGGGCGGTGGCTGCCGTGCCGCAGGCGGCGGCGCCCGCCCCGGTGCGCGGGCCCCTGGGCCGCCTGGCCGATGCGCTGGCACGGGGCGATGCAGGGCCCGCCACTCCGGCGGCCATGGCATCCGGCCTTTGCGCTGCGCCCGAGGCCGCGCTGCCCGAGCTGCAGGCGCTGCAGCGCTTTCGCGCCACCTGGTCGCGCCTGGCGGCCGAGGAGCGCGTGCAGCAGGCGCTGGCCCATGTGCCGCCGCAGGCCGGGCCGCTGAATTCGAGCCATCTGGTGTACCGGGCCCTGCTGCTGATGCGCGAGACCGCGCCCGAGTACCTGCAGCGCTTCGTGCCCTATGTCGATGCGCTGCTGTGGCTGGAGCAGATGCAGGCGCCTGGCGTGCCGCCACCTGTGGCGGCGCGGCGCAAGGCAAAGGGCAAGCCTGGGAAGGGGCGTTCGGCTTGA
- a CDS encoding OmpA family protein: protein MSGDALEDGLEGSVPVWAAFGDLMAGALGAFALILVAALGMQMELAERLRTEQAQRAEQAQRLVSLEQALAGPLAAGRVTLAHGRIGISGSVLFAFNSDELQPEGRQLLHSLAGPLAAYLRQRGEILMVSGFTDDRPMRGGAGGAARFADNWELSAQRALTVTRALIDEGIPASSVFAAAFGAEQAVASNHDAAGRALNRRVEMAPMPRPAREGAAAP from the coding sequence ATGAGCGGCGACGCGCTCGAAGACGGCCTGGAAGGCAGCGTGCCCGTCTGGGCCGCCTTTGGCGACCTGATGGCCGGGGCGCTGGGGGCGTTCGCGCTCATCCTGGTGGCGGCGCTGGGCATGCAGATGGAGCTGGCCGAGCGGCTGCGCACCGAGCAGGCGCAGCGCGCCGAGCAGGCGCAGCGCCTGGTCAGCCTGGAGCAGGCGCTGGCCGGCCCGCTGGCCGCCGGCCGCGTCACGCTGGCCCATGGGCGCATCGGCATCAGCGGCAGCGTGCTGTTCGCCTTCAACTCCGACGAGCTGCAGCCCGAAGGGCGGCAACTGCTGCACAGCCTGGCGGGCCCGCTGGCGGCCTACCTGCGCCAGCGCGGCGAGATCCTCATGGTCAGCGGCTTCACCGACGACCGGCCCATGCGCGGTGGCGCAGGCGGGGCGGCGCGCTTTGCCGACAACTGGGAGCTGTCGGCGCAGCGCGCGCTCACCGTGACGCGCGCGCTCATCGACGAAGGCATCCCCGCATCCAGTGTGTTTGCCGCCGCCTTCGGCGCCGAGCAGGCCGTGGCCTCGAACCACGATGCCGCGGGCCGCGCGCTGAACCGCCGCGTGGAGATGGCGCCCATGCCGCGCCCCGCGCGCGAAGGGGCTGCGGCGCCATGA
- a CDS encoding DUF802 domain-containing protein, with product MKKPFFAAAFATGLAVVGWVGTGYLASHPLALATTLLIAGFYVLGALELLRFMRATDALRGALQALQGTPGRLADWLAPLPDALRSAVQQRIEGTRAALPGPVLAPYLSGLLVLLGMLGTFAGMAVALNGTGAALEGAQGLAAIRDALSAPVRGLGLAFGTSVAGVAASAALGLMTALARRERIQAAQQLDAAMATALRPFSSQHQREAQLHLMEQQAGLLPGVAERIQACMDALERQQQALGERLQAEQTRFYRDTEQAFQGLATSVQHTLSRSAADSAERAGAALQPAVQAALAGLAQESTRLQDAMAGQLRQQLDGLASQWGQATAATAAHWHDALAAHQQAHAAHSQALGAALTQFTEGFAQHAHALAQRLAQQSSAQTEAHSARWEAALAQQSQQAGQLAAQQQQALQAATDGLAGHAAALQTTVGQAHEALQARWAAQDETRLAAWTQALQAQAAALQTQWQTHGTQAQAQLQQVHEALAHTAQALQTQGEAQAQQLADTHAQRAAQDEQRLAAWTQALQAQAAALLAQWQAHGAQAQEEMRQLHETLARTADHVTAQNEAQAQRLLDGLAQRAAQDEQRLAAWTQALQAQAQALRTQWQDGSAQTQAQLQQLQDTLARAAHDIHTQGSAQARHLLDGLAQRAAQDEQRLAAWTQTLQAQAVQQHEALRQTAAEATAQQQQVSAALADAAGEITRQLHAQAQGTLGEVAALLQAAGEAPRAAAEAMGELRAKLADSMARDDAMLQERGRILEALAAQLEAARAAATAQRSAIDALVQAATDMLAQVQARFEGTLQAQAAQMEGVGAQVGASAVEVASLGEAFGGAVQLFGDANAQTLAQLQRIEAALAQSLARSDEQLDYYVAQAREVIELSVGAQKQIIDALQQLAAARGEAAA from the coding sequence ATGAAGAAACCGTTTTTCGCCGCCGCATTCGCCACAGGCCTGGCCGTCGTAGGCTGGGTGGGCACGGGCTACCTCGCATCGCACCCGCTGGCGCTGGCCACCACGCTGCTCATTGCGGGCTTCTACGTGCTGGGGGCGCTGGAGCTGCTGCGCTTCATGCGCGCCACCGATGCCTTGCGCGGCGCCCTGCAGGCCCTGCAAGGCACGCCCGGGCGCCTGGCCGACTGGCTGGCGCCGCTGCCCGATGCCCTGCGCAGCGCGGTGCAACAGCGCATCGAAGGCACCCGTGCCGCGCTGCCCGGGCCGGTGCTGGCGCCGTACCTCAGCGGCCTGCTGGTGCTGCTGGGCATGCTGGGCACTTTTGCCGGCATGGCCGTGGCGCTGAACGGCACCGGTGCCGCGCTGGAAGGCGCGCAGGGGCTGGCCGCCATTCGCGATGCGCTCTCGGCCCCGGTGCGCGGCCTGGGCCTGGCCTTCGGCACCTCGGTGGCGGGCGTGGCGGCTTCGGCCGCCCTCGGGCTGATGACCGCGCTGGCGCGGCGCGAGCGCATCCAGGCCGCGCAGCAGCTCGACGCGGCGATGGCCACGGCCCTGCGGCCGTTTTCCAGCCAGCACCAGCGCGAAGCCCAACTGCACCTGATGGAGCAGCAGGCGGGCCTGCTGCCCGGCGTGGCCGAACGCATCCAGGCCTGCATGGACGCGCTGGAGCGCCAGCAGCAGGCCCTGGGCGAGCGCCTGCAGGCCGAGCAGACGCGCTTCTACCGCGATACCGAACAGGCCTTCCAGGGCCTGGCCACGTCCGTGCAGCACACCCTGAGCCGCAGCGCCGCCGACAGCGCCGAGCGTGCCGGCGCCGCGCTGCAGCCCGCGGTGCAGGCCGCCCTGGCGGGCCTGGCGCAAGAAAGCACGCGCCTGCAGGACGCCATGGCCGGGCAACTGCGCCAGCAGCTCGACGGGCTGGCCTCCCAGTGGGGCCAGGCCACGGCGGCCACCGCCGCCCATTGGCACGACGCCCTGGCCGCGCACCAGCAGGCCCATGCCGCGCACAGCCAGGCCTTGGGCGCTGCGCTGACGCAGTTCACCGAGGGCTTTGCGCAGCATGCCCATGCCTTGGCGCAGCGGCTGGCGCAGCAGTCCAGCGCGCAGACCGAGGCGCACAGCGCGCGCTGGGAGGCCGCGCTGGCGCAGCAGAGCCAGCAGGCCGGGCAACTCGCGGCGCAGCAGCAGCAGGCGCTGCAGGCCGCCACCGACGGCCTGGCGGGCCACGCCGCCGCCCTGCAGACCACGGTGGGGCAGGCGCACGAAGCGCTGCAGGCCCGCTGGGCCGCGCAGGATGAAACCCGCCTCGCGGCCTGGACCCAGGCCCTGCAGGCCCAGGCCGCCGCCCTGCAAACCCAGTGGCAAACGCACGGCACCCAGGCGCAGGCCCAATTACAGCAGGTGCACGAGGCCCTGGCGCACACGGCGCAGGCCCTGCAGACTCAGGGCGAGGCCCAGGCCCAGCAGCTGGCCGACACCCACGCCCAGCGCGCTGCGCAGGACGAGCAGCGCCTGGCCGCCTGGACCCAGGCCCTGCAGGCGCAGGCGGCGGCCCTGCTGGCCCAGTGGCAGGCGCACGGCGCCCAGGCCCAGGAGGAGATGCGGCAACTGCATGAAACCCTGGCGCGCACGGCGGACCACGTCACCGCCCAGAACGAAGCCCAGGCGCAGCGCCTGCTGGACGGCCTGGCCCAGCGCGCCGCGCAGGACGAACAGCGCCTGGCGGCCTGGACCCAGGCCCTGCAGGCCCAGGCCCAGGCCCTGCGCACGCAGTGGCAGGATGGCAGCGCCCAGACCCAGGCGCAGCTGCAGCAACTGCAAGACACCCTGGCCCGCGCGGCCCACGACATCCACACCCAGGGCAGCGCCCAGGCCCGGCACCTGCTGGACGGCCTGGCCCAGCGTGCCGCGCAGGACGAACAGCGCCTGGCGGCCTGGACGCAAACCCTGCAGGCCCAGGCCGTGCAGCAGCACGAAGCCCTGCGCCAGACCGCCGCCGAGGCCACGGCGCAGCAGCAGCAGGTGAGCGCGGCGCTGGCCGATGCGGCGGGCGAGATCACGCGCCAGCTCCATGCCCAGGCGCAGGGCACCCTGGGCGAGGTGGCCGCCTTGCTGCAGGCCGCGGGCGAGGCGCCGCGCGCCGCCGCCGAGGCCATGGGCGAGCTGCGCGCCAAGCTGGCCGACAGCATGGCGCGCGACGACGCCATGCTGCAGGAGCGCGGGCGCATCCTGGAGGCGCTGGCCGCGCAACTGGAAGCCGCGCGCGCCGCTGCCACCGCGCAGCGCAGCGCCATCGACGCGCTGGTCCAGGCCGCCACGGACATGCTGGCGCAGGTCCAGGCGCGATTCGAAGGCACGCTGCAGGCCCAGGCCGCCCAGATGGAGGGCGTGGGCGCCCAGGTCGGCGCCAGCGCCGTTGAGGTGGCCAGCCTGGGCGAGGCCTTCGGCGGCGCGGTACAGCTCTTTGGCGACGCCAACGCGCAGACGCTGGCGCAGCTGCAGCGCATCGAGGCGGCGCTGGCCCAGTCGCTGGCGCGCAGCGACGAACAACTCGACTACTACGTGGCCCAGGCGCGCGAAGTGATCGAGCTGAGCGTGGGCGCGCAAAAGCAGATCATCGACGCGCTGCAGCAGCTGGCCGCCGCGCGCGGCGAGGCGGCGGCATGA
- a CDS encoding DUF3348 family protein encodes MAQRTSITSSALVRLLSSMGGPQAHARTGAFADGLSQWTGWTDAIALSSALERPGAALPVAAGEEAEARHAAQHAACEQLRSLLAQAIARETQAVGRSPLEAGLGFAAYRQCHVARQQAMELAIAPLRERVRAALAACGPQQARLAAVDAVMAQALAPHERRLLGGLPGWLEKRCQRLGQQGVPEAVLADTLRQELQALLLAELEHRLQPVEGLIAALRPFSTSPSP; translated from the coding sequence ATGGCGCAGCGCACCAGCATTACCAGCTCGGCCCTGGTTCGTCTGCTGTCCAGCATGGGCGGCCCGCAGGCCCACGCCCGCACGGGCGCTTTTGCCGATGGCCTGAGCCAATGGACCGGCTGGACGGATGCCATCGCCCTGTCCTCCGCACTCGAACGCCCTGGCGCCGCCCTGCCCGTGGCGGCCGGCGAGGAGGCCGAGGCCCGCCATGCGGCCCAGCATGCCGCCTGTGAACAGCTACGCAGCCTGCTGGCCCAGGCCATTGCGCGCGAAACGCAGGCCGTGGGCCGCTCGCCGCTGGAAGCAGGGCTGGGCTTTGCCGCCTACCGGCAGTGCCATGTGGCGCGCCAGCAGGCCATGGAACTGGCCATTGCCCCGCTGCGCGAGCGCGTGCGCGCGGCCCTGGCCGCCTGCGGCCCGCAGCAGGCCCGCCTGGCTGCCGTGGACGCCGTCATGGCCCAGGCCCTGGCGCCACACGAGCGCCGCCTGCTGGGCGGCTTGCCTGGCTGGCTGGAAAAGCGCTGCCAGCGCCTGGGCCAGCAAGGCGTGCCCGAGGCGGTGCTGGCCGACACCCTGCGGCAGGAGCTGCAGGCCCTGCTGCTGGCCGAGCTGGAACACCGATTGCAACCGGTCGAGGGGCTGATCGCCGCCCTGCGTCCTTTCTCTACATCGCCTTCTCCATGA
- the pcaF gene encoding 3-oxoadipyl-CoA thiolase produces the protein MPQTPQAFICDAIRTPFGRYGGALCSLRTDDLAALPLKALRARNPGVDWAAVADVLYGCANQAGEDNRNVARMASLLAGLPMEVPGATINRLCGSGLDAVGSAARAIKAGEAGLVIAGGVESMSRAPFVMPKAQSAFSRANAVYDTTIGWRFVNPLMQAQYGVDSMPETAENVAQAFGIERAAQDRMALASQCKALAAQQAGHLAREIVPVHIAQKKGEALVVDQDEHPRATSLEALARLKGVVRPDGTVTAGNASGVNDGACALLLADEASAARHGLTPRARVVGMAVAGVAPRLMGIGPVPATQKVLAQTGLALAQLDVIELNEAFAAQGLAVLRQLGLPDDDERVNAWGGAIALGHPLGASGARLATTAVNRLQATGGRYALCTMCIGVGQGIALVLERV, from the coding sequence ATGCCTCAGACGCCCCAAGCCTTCATCTGCGACGCCATCCGCACCCCCTTCGGCCGCTACGGCGGCGCCCTCTGCAGCCTCCGCACCGACGACCTCGCCGCCCTGCCCCTCAAGGCCCTGCGTGCGCGCAACCCCGGCGTGGACTGGGCTGCCGTGGCCGATGTGCTCTACGGCTGCGCCAACCAGGCCGGCGAGGACAACCGCAATGTCGCCCGCATGGCCAGCCTGCTCGCGGGCCTGCCCATGGAGGTGCCGGGGGCCACCATCAACCGCCTGTGCGGCTCGGGCCTGGATGCCGTGGGCAGCGCCGCGCGCGCCATCAAGGCGGGCGAGGCGGGCCTGGTGATCGCCGGCGGCGTGGAGAGCATGAGCCGCGCGCCGTTCGTCATGCCCAAGGCGCAGAGTGCCTTCAGCCGGGCCAACGCGGTGTATGACACCACCATTGGCTGGCGTTTCGTCAACCCGCTGATGCAGGCGCAGTACGGCGTGGATTCGATGCCGGAGACGGCGGAGAACGTGGCGCAGGCATTCGGCATCGAGCGCGCGGCGCAGGATCGCATGGCCCTGGCCAGCCAGTGCAAGGCGCTGGCCGCGCAGCAGGCCGGCCACCTGGCGCGCGAGATCGTGCCGGTGCACATCGCGCAGAAGAAGGGCGAGGCCCTTGTCGTGGACCAGGATGAGCATCCGCGCGCGACCAGCCTGGAGGCGCTGGCCCGGCTCAAGGGCGTGGTGCGCCCGGACGGCACGGTGACCGCGGGCAACGCCAGCGGCGTGAACGACGGCGCCTGCGCGCTGCTATTGGCCGATGAGGCCAGCGCCGCGCGCCACGGCCTGACGCCGCGCGCGCGCGTGGTGGGCATGGCGGTGGCGGGCGTGGCGCCGCGCCTCATGGGCATCGGCCCGGTGCCGGCCACGCAGAAGGTGCTGGCGCAGACCGGCCTGGCGCTCGCGCAACTGGACGTGATCGAGCTCAACGAAGCCTTCGCCGCCCAGGGCCTGGCGGTGCTGCGCCAGCTGGGCTTGCCGGACGACGACGAACGCGTGAACGCCTGGGGCGGCGCCATCGCCCTGGGCCACCCGCTGGGCGCCAGCGGCGCGCGCCTGGCCACCACGGCGGTGAACCGCCTGCAGGCCACGGGCGGGCGCTATGCGCTGTGCACCATGTGCATTGGTGTCGGGCAGGGGATTGCGCTGGTGCTGGAGCGCGTGTGA